The following proteins come from a genomic window of Aequorivita marisscotiae:
- a CDS encoding SprT-like domain-containing protein codes for MTEILEKYIPQASVASAFELIKTHNVHLKIVNERVTRHGDYRKMPNGQHQITVNASLNKYRFLITLVHEIAHLEAFTKYGRFIKPHGIEWKRTFQLLMLPYLRPEVFPNQLLPLLARHFKNPKASSDTDAALSLALKQFDPENDKNYIFEIPFGAHFRLYNGKIFKRGKQRVKRFECVEVSTGRTYLFNPNAEVEFLTPPNPQKEN; via the coding sequence ATGACAGAAATTCTAGAAAAATATATTCCGCAAGCTTCCGTAGCCTCCGCTTTTGAACTTATAAAAACCCATAATGTTCATCTTAAAATTGTAAACGAGCGCGTTACACGACACGGCGATTACCGAAAAATGCCCAATGGGCAACACCAAATAACAGTAAATGCGTCGCTAAATAAATATCGATTTTTAATTACATTAGTTCACGAAATTGCACATTTGGAGGCTTTTACAAAATACGGGCGTTTTATTAAACCGCACGGGATAGAGTGGAAGCGCACTTTTCAATTATTAATGTTGCCTTATTTGCGTCCCGAAGTTTTCCCCAATCAATTACTGCCATTATTGGCGCGGCATTTTAAAAATCCGAAAGCTTCCAGCGATACCGATGCCGCACTATCTTTAGCCCTAAAACAATTTGACCCCGAAAACGATAAAAACTATATCTTTGAGATTCCTTTTGGAGCACATTTTAGATTGTATAACGGCAAAATATTTAAACGCGGCAAACAACGTGTAAAAAGGTTTGAGTGTGTAGAAGTTTCTACGGGAAGAACCTATTTATTTAATCCGAATGCCGAAGTGGAATTTTTGACGCCTCCGAACCCACAAAAGGAAAATTAA
- a CDS encoding TonB-dependent receptor — translation MKFITTLFFILGAQFIFSQEVARIEGTVTDIDNIPIPFASVYIPELKKGSAADADGIFTINNIPYGAWQLTASAVGHKTTTLTINPNEAVLSGIIFQLSYDNELDQVEVFGNRNDHPDKIESLTRLPLKPYEQIQSISVLSEKLIEDQGALSISEATKNVPGVYTFATYGNKRESMSSRGFRGIPILKNGVRIHSDFRGVGILTDMQGVDNIQVLKGTASITQGVATDLGSPGGIINIVTKTPKYTSGGSVSLRGGSFGQVRPTFDVYGPLNKEKNLAFRLNGALERADSFRDLVEKESFYFNPSFEWRVNEKTTVTLELDHYYDSRTPDLGTVNLAENDTNAIYDLPHSQFLGFENDRSITENTTYAIRMDHELNNKLTLKGAFYSSSLKLNDKGASLGETIEENDTPIYNIRERSYTTSTRDDNNSVLQFDLIGDNVYTGSIKHTFQVGFDYRASRFGTSSQSAGVIDTINVFQNISHTLPAIALDAARTSGGKTHSLGFVAQDVISWNTWLKTFLGARFSSTETISEAENTRSDAFNPLGGIIVSPIKNVNVFVSYTNSSYPRTASRLGENGEELGNERYDQLETGFKSTWLNDRLRFNLTLYKINNKNINLPVYDETWTNILYYAKGGNDQRQGIEIELTGRPLENLELIGGYAYIDSQYKEHTSYVYGSAPLNTPKHTFNAYANYSFRNNILKGLSIGAGAYFTGERPINDWSSGAVTHQGIVPNQKPFDVEAYSMVNFQAEYKFDKNWSLQFLLNNVFDKIGYNAYRTRYINQTEPRNFAGVLRYNF, via the coding sequence ATGAAATTCATCACCACCCTATTTTTTATATTGGGAGCACAGTTTATATTTTCACAGGAAGTAGCAAGAATCGAAGGAACTGTTACGGATATTGACAATATCCCAATCCCCTTTGCAAGTGTTTATATTCCCGAACTGAAGAAGGGAAGTGCTGCCGATGCCGACGGAATTTTTACAATTAATAATATTCCGTATGGCGCATGGCAACTTACCGCGAGCGCCGTGGGCCATAAAACTACCACACTAACAATTAATCCCAACGAAGCTGTTTTAAGCGGCATTATTTTTCAGCTATCCTATGATAATGAATTGGATCAGGTAGAAGTTTTCGGAAACCGAAATGACCATCCCGACAAAATTGAGTCTCTAACTCGCTTGCCGTTAAAACCCTATGAGCAAATACAAAGTATCTCTGTACTTTCAGAAAAATTGATTGAGGACCAAGGTGCTTTGAGCATTTCCGAAGCGACCAAAAACGTGCCAGGGGTTTACACTTTCGCAACCTACGGCAACAAACGGGAGAGCATGTCTTCCCGCGGATTTAGAGGCATCCCCATCTTAAAAAACGGTGTCCGCATACATTCCGACTTTCGGGGAGTGGGTATTTTAACAGATATGCAGGGCGTAGATAATATTCAGGTTTTAAAAGGAACAGCCTCCATAACACAAGGTGTAGCCACAGATCTGGGAAGCCCGGGAGGAATTATAAATATTGTTACAAAAACTCCAAAATATACTTCCGGTGGAAGCGTAAGCCTACGGGGAGGAAGCTTTGGGCAAGTACGTCCTACCTTTGACGTTTACGGCCCTTTGAACAAAGAAAAAAACCTAGCGTTTCGCTTAAATGGCGCCTTGGAAAGAGCCGATAGTTTTAGGGATTTGGTTGAAAAAGAGAGTTTCTATTTTAACCCTTCCTTTGAATGGAGAGTGAATGAAAAGACAACTGTAACTTTAGAACTAGATCATTATTATGACAGTCGAACTCCAGATTTGGGCACGGTAAATTTGGCCGAAAATGACACAAATGCCATTTACGATCTTCCACATTCACAATTTTTAGGGTTCGAAAACGATCGTTCAATTACCGAAAACACTACTTATGCCATTAGAATGGACCATGAGCTAAATAACAAGCTTACCTTAAAAGGTGCCTTTTACAGTTCTTCTTTAAAATTAAACGACAAAGGGGCAAGCTTAGGCGAAACGATTGAAGAAAATGATACGCCAATTTACAATATTCGCGAGCGCAGTTACACCACTTCTACCCGCGATGACAACAATAGTGTGCTGCAATTTGATTTAATTGGAGATAACGTTTACACAGGTTCTATTAAGCACACCTTCCAAGTAGGCTTTGATTATCGCGCTTCCCGATTTGGCACTAGTAGTCAATCTGCTGGCGTGATTGACACTATTAATGTCTTTCAAAATATAAGTCACACCTTGCCCGCTATAGCGCTGGATGCAGCAAGGACAAGTGGGGGAAAAACCCACTCACTCGGCTTTGTGGCACAGGATGTAATTTCTTGGAACACTTGGCTAAAAACATTTTTGGGAGCTCGTTTTAGTTCAACCGAAACCATTTCAGAAGCTGAGAATACACGTAGTGATGCCTTCAACCCGTTGGGAGGAATAATTGTTTCGCCAATTAAAAATGTAAATGTTTTTGTTTCTTATACCAACAGTTCCTATCCGCGTACGGCATCGCGTTTAGGTGAGAACGGTGAGGAATTGGGTAACGAGCGTTACGACCAATTGGAAACCGGTTTTAAGTCCACTTGGCTCAATGACCGTTTGCGTTTCAATTTAACGCTTTATAAAATCAACAATAAAAACATAAATCTGCCTGTTTATGATGAAACCTGGACAAATATTTTATACTATGCTAAAGGCGGAAATGACCAACGACAAGGAATAGAAATAGAACTCACCGGGCGTCCGCTAGAAAACTTGGAATTAATTGGCGGCTATGCATATATTGATTCGCAGTACAAAGAACACACTTCATACGTGTACGGATCGGCACCGTTAAACACACCCAAACACACCTTTAATGCCTATGCCAATTATTCCTTTAGAAACAACATTTTAAAAGGACTTTCCATAGGCGCTGGAGCCTACTTTACCGGGGAACGCCCCATAAACGATTGGTCGTCCGGAGCTGTTACCCATCAAGGAATTGTGCCAAACCAAAAACCTTTTGATGTGGAAGCCTACTCCATGGTAAACTTTCAAGCAGAATATAAATTCGATAAAAACTGGAGTCTTCAATTTCTGCTGAACAATGTGTTCGATAAAATAGGCTATAATGCCTATAGAACCAGATATATCAATCAGACCGAGCCACGAAACTTTGCAGGTGTATTGCGTTATAATTTTTAG
- a CDS encoding PepSY-associated TM helix domain-containing protein, with protein MKTKKYTLRKFINDVHLWLGIGSGIVLLIICLTGTVLTFEQEIKGLFAEEITVLPTRNALPIENLTKSLSNEGEVLRVSINPDNTKPYAFSVKTNNEDRRGTTYFVDQYSGTFTKAAPNVLDGFFMTMFKLHRWLLLDIAIGRPIVGISTILFLILSITGIVLWFPKKKLKKLKWKHLKPGFKIAWRAKWKRVNHDLHVTLGFYTAIFLIIMSLTGLFWSFEWYKDAGSAVLGTPVFAGRGGGPKINSKAPKNTKQISFEDVLKITQNELAFQGTTELQIPTDQTEIFSVKKYHDQDFFQTAVDELKIDRDGTLISKQIFSEKPLNVQIASSIKAIHMGTIYG; from the coding sequence ATGAAAACAAAAAAATATACGCTTCGAAAATTTATAAACGATGTTCATCTTTGGTTGGGAATCGGTAGCGGAATCGTACTCCTAATTATTTGCTTGACGGGTACCGTTCTCACTTTCGAGCAGGAAATAAAGGGACTCTTTGCCGAAGAGATAACTGTTCTGCCTACTAGGAATGCGCTTCCAATTGAAAACCTGACAAAATCACTTTCCAATGAAGGTGAAGTATTGCGCGTGAGCATAAATCCTGATAACACAAAACCTTATGCGTTTTCGGTTAAAACAAATAATGAAGACAGGCGCGGAACTACCTATTTTGTAGATCAATACAGCGGAACTTTTACAAAGGCTGCGCCAAATGTATTGGACGGCTTTTTTATGACAATGTTTAAATTGCACCGCTGGTTGCTGTTAGACATAGCTATCGGAAGACCAATTGTAGGTATTTCAACTATACTATTTTTAATACTATCCATTACGGGAATTGTACTTTGGTTTCCGAAGAAAAAATTAAAGAAATTAAAATGGAAGCATTTAAAACCAGGATTTAAAATTGCGTGGCGCGCGAAGTGGAAAAGAGTAAATCACGACCTACATGTTACCCTAGGATTTTATACAGCAATATTTTTAATTATAATGTCGCTAACAGGTTTGTTCTGGTCTTTTGAATGGTATAAAGATGCCGGAAGTGCCGTGCTTGGCACCCCTGTATTTGCAGGACGCGGCGGAGGACCCAAAATAAATTCCAAAGCTCCAAAAAACACGAAACAGATTAGTTTTGAGGATGTACTAAAGATTACTCAGAATGAACTTGCTTTTCAGGGAACAACCGAATTACAAATTCCTACAGATCAAACAGAAATTTTCAGCGTAAAAAAATACCATGATCAAGATTTTTTTCAGACTGCAGTAGATGAATTAAAAATAGATCGCGATGGAACGCTAATTTCAAAGCAAATTTTTTCGGAAAAACCCTTAAACGTACAGATTGCAAGTTCCATCAAAGCAATACATATGGGAACAATCTACGGGTAG
- a CDS encoding SDR family NAD(P)-dependent oxidoreductase — MKNIIITGTSRGIGFEMVKLFSEAGHNVLALSRNSKPISNLKLKNVAALEFDIADQSEIVKLSAFLQTSMKTVDVLINNAGFLVNKPFAEITSEEFKKCYDVNILGPTSLIKTVIPFMKKKGHVLNISSMGGVQGSVKFPGLSAYSSSKGALIALTELLAEEYKETGPSFNVMALGSVQTEMLAEAFPGFKAPLSATEMAQYIMDFSLNGNKFYNGKILQVSSTTP; from the coding sequence ATGAAAAACATAATAATTACAGGTACTTCCCGTGGAATTGGTTTTGAAATGGTAAAGCTTTTTTCTGAAGCCGGACACAATGTACTAGCACTTTCAAGAAATTCTAAACCTATTTCAAATCTAAAACTGAAGAACGTTGCCGCGCTAGAATTTGATATAGCCGATCAGTCTGAAATAGTAAAACTTTCTGCCTTCCTTCAAACTTCAATGAAAACAGTTGATGTTTTAATAAACAACGCAGGATTTCTGGTGAATAAACCTTTTGCCGAAATTACCTCCGAAGAATTTAAAAAGTGTTATGATGTAAATATTTTGGGGCCAACTTCGTTAATAAAAACAGTAATTCCGTTTATGAAAAAGAAGGGACACGTTTTAAACATTAGCAGTATGGGTGGCGTACAGGGAAGCGTAAAGTTTCCTGGGCTCAGCGCATATAGCAGTAGTAAGGGAGCTTTAATTGCCTTAACTGAATTACTCGCAGAAGAATACAAAGAAACCGGTCCATCTTTTAATGTTATGGCCTTGGGATCGGTACAAACCGAAATGCTTGCCGAAGCTTTTCCCGGTTTTAAAGCACCGCTTTCGGCTACAGAAATGGCGCAATATATTATGGATTTTTCACTTAATGGGAATAAATTCTACAACGGTAAAATATTGCAGGTTTCAAGCACTACGCCTTAA
- a CDS encoding pyruvate dehydrogenase complex dihydrolipoamide acetyltransferase: protein MAEVINMPRLSDTMEEGTVATWLKKVGDTVKEGDILAEIETDKATMEFESFYEGTLLHIGINEGETAAVDTLLAIIGEKDEDISALIDGKSDDKKDGSSNEDSENDTSEKDTSKNDNVEKKDSENEDTKEKSEESSSGAELPEGVEVITMPRLSDTMTEGTVATWLKKEGDKVAEGDILAEIETDKATMEFESFYSGTLLKIGIGEGESAPVDEVLAVIGPKGTDVSGLLENFKKEGKSSVKKEKSSEEKPSKEDKKESAPAKVSETKNTSSAKPKTDDGQQQERIFVSPLARVLAEEKGINLRQVVGSGENGRIVKSDIENYHPAAGGGQAYTPVGTESFEEVKNSQMRKTIAKRLAESKFTAPEYYLTVELDMDHIIAARESINATPDVKISFNDMVIKACAMALRKHPQVNSQWTPEATKIAKHIHIGVAVAVDEGLLVPVLKFADQMTFSQIGAQVKELAGKARNKKITPQEMEGSTFTVSNLGMFGITEFTSIINQPNSAILSVGTIVQKPVVKNGQIVVGNTMKVTLACDHRTIDGATGAKFMQTVKQYIENPVTMFV from the coding sequence ATGGCAGAAGTAATAAACATGCCGCGTTTAAGCGACACCATGGAAGAAGGTACGGTAGCAACCTGGCTCAAAAAAGTGGGCGACACCGTAAAGGAAGGCGATATTCTTGCCGAAATTGAAACAGATAAAGCAACAATGGAGTTCGAATCGTTTTACGAAGGTACCTTGCTCCACATTGGTATTAACGAAGGCGAAACCGCAGCTGTAGATACACTTTTAGCAATTATTGGTGAAAAAGACGAAGACATTTCAGCATTGATTGATGGAAAATCTGACGATAAAAAAGATGGTTCATCAAACGAAGATTCGGAAAATGACACTTCAGAAAAAGATACTTCTAAAAATGATAATGTTGAGAAAAAGGATTCTGAAAATGAAGACACCAAAGAAAAATCTGAAGAATCTTCATCTGGAGCCGAACTGCCCGAAGGTGTTGAAGTAATTACCATGCCGCGTTTAAGCGATACTATGACCGAAGGAACAGTTGCCACTTGGTTAAAAAAAGAAGGTGATAAAGTAGCCGAAGGCGACATTCTTGCTGAAATTGAAACAGACAAAGCCACTATGGAGTTTGAATCGTTTTATTCGGGGACGCTCTTAAAAATTGGTATAGGCGAAGGCGAATCGGCACCGGTAGATGAGGTTTTGGCCGTAATAGGCCCGAAAGGTACAGACGTTTCAGGGCTGTTAGAAAATTTCAAAAAAGAAGGAAAATCTTCGGTTAAAAAGGAAAAAAGTTCCGAAGAAAAACCTTCAAAAGAAGATAAGAAGGAATCGGCGCCGGCAAAAGTTTCAGAAACAAAAAATACTTCGTCGGCAAAACCAAAAACTGATGATGGCCAACAACAGGAAAGAATATTTGTATCGCCTTTGGCTAGGGTTTTAGCCGAGGAAAAAGGAATTAATTTACGTCAAGTTGTTGGTAGTGGAGAAAATGGCCGTATCGTTAAAAGCGATATTGAAAATTATCATCCAGCTGCCGGTGGCGGACAAGCTTACACACCGGTTGGAACCGAAAGTTTTGAGGAAGTGAAAAACTCGCAAATGCGTAAAACCATTGCAAAACGTTTAGCCGAATCGAAATTCACCGCTCCCGAATATTATTTAACCGTTGAGTTGGATATGGACCACATAATTGCAGCTCGTGAATCTATAAATGCTACTCCCGATGTAAAAATATCGTTCAATGACATGGTAATTAAAGCGTGCGCCATGGCATTGCGCAAACATCCGCAGGTAAACAGCCAATGGACGCCGGAGGCAACCAAAATTGCAAAACACATTCATATTGGTGTTGCCGTGGCAGTAGATGAAGGATTGTTAGTTCCTGTATTAAAATTTGCAGACCAAATGACTTTTTCACAAATAGGAGCTCAAGTTAAGGAGCTTGCCGGAAAAGCACGTAACAAAAAAATTACACCTCAGGAAATGGAAGGTAGTACGTTTACAGTTTCAAACCTTGGAATGTTTGGAATAACGGAGTTTACTTCAATTATCAACCAACCAAATTCGGCAATTTTATCTGTTGGAACGATTGTTCAAAAACCGGTTGTTAAAAACGGACAAATAGTAGTAGGTAACACGATGAAGGTTACACTAGCTTGCGATCACCGTACTATCGATGGCGCAACAGGGGCCAAGTTTATGCAAACTGTAAAACAGTATATTGAGAATCCTGTGACGATGTTTGTTTAA
- the pdhA gene encoding pyruvate dehydrogenase (acetyl-transferring) E1 component subunit alpha, with amino-acid sequence MKKITKKTYLDWYENMLFWRKFEDKLAQVYINQKVRGFLHLYNGQEAVLAGALHAMDLTKDRMITAYRNHVQPIGMGEDPKRVMAELYGKATGTSQGLGGSMHIFSKEHRFYGGHGIVGGQIPLGAGLAFADKYFERDAVTITYMGDGATRQGSLHETFNLAMLWKLPVVFCVENNGYAMGTSVARTANHTDIWKLGLGYEMPCKPVDAMKPEVVAKEMDEAIQRARRGDGPTFLELRTYRYRGHSMSDAQHYRTKEEVAKKQEEDPITYVLHQIYENKWATEADIKKIDKKVKKLVEECEKFADESPYPEKNVMFDSVYEQEDYPFLSDKL; translated from the coding sequence ATGAAGAAAATCACCAAAAAAACGTATCTAGATTGGTACGAGAACATGCTCTTTTGGCGTAAGTTTGAAGATAAACTAGCACAAGTATATATCAATCAAAAAGTGAGGGGGTTCCTACACCTTTACAATGGCCAAGAGGCCGTCTTGGCAGGTGCGCTGCACGCTATGGATCTTACCAAAGACCGAATGATTACCGCTTACCGTAACCACGTGCAGCCCATAGGGATGGGCGAGGATCCTAAAAGAGTAATGGCAGAGCTTTATGGCAAGGCAACTGGAACCTCTCAAGGTCTGGGTGGCTCCATGCATATTTTTTCCAAAGAACACCGTTTTTATGGGGGTCATGGTATTGTTGGTGGGCAAATTCCACTGGGCGCTGGTTTGGCTTTTGCCGATAAATATTTTGAAAGAGATGCGGTAACCATAACCTATATGGGCGATGGAGCAACGCGCCAAGGGTCGCTTCACGAAACTTTTAACCTTGCAATGCTTTGGAAGCTGCCCGTGGTATTTTGTGTTGAAAATAACGGCTACGCTATGGGAACTTCGGTTGCACGTACTGCCAATCATACTGATATTTGGAAGCTCGGTTTAGGCTACGAAATGCCCTGCAAACCAGTTGATGCCATGAAACCGGAAGTAGTAGCAAAGGAAATGGATGAAGCTATACAGCGCGCACGTCGTGGCGATGGTCCTACATTCCTTGAATTACGAACCTATCGCTACAGAGGGCACTCTATGAGCGATGCCCAACATTATCGTACAAAGGAAGAAGTGGCCAAAAAGCAAGAAGAAGATCCCATTACTTATGTGCTTCATCAAATTTATGAGAATAAGTGGGCAACGGAAGCAGACATAAAAAAGATTGACAAAAAAGTGAAAAAGTTGGTAGAGGAATGTGAAAAATTTGCAGATGAATCTCCATATCCAGAGAAGAACGTAATGTTCGATTCTGTTTACGAGCAAGAAGATTACCCGTTTTTATCAGATAAATTATAA
- the cdd gene encoding cytidine deaminase, with the protein MKKQKIEIALEVFESVSELPKSIQELMNKAQQACKNAYAPYSRFRVGAALRLASGTIVLGNNQENAAFPSGLCAERVAVFSAGANFPNETITALAITVQAESHEVTEAIAPCGACRQSLAEYEQKQKSPIAIYFRGESGDIIKVASIMDLLPLGFDAKYL; encoded by the coding sequence ATGAAAAAACAAAAAATTGAGATTGCCTTGGAAGTTTTTGAATCCGTTTCGGAGCTTCCAAAAAGCATTCAAGAATTAATGAATAAGGCGCAGCAAGCATGTAAAAATGCGTATGCGCCTTATTCGCGTTTTAGGGTGGGAGCAGCGTTACGTCTTGCATCCGGAACAATTGTATTGGGCAACAATCAAGAAAATGCAGCTTTTCCCTCGGGGCTTTGTGCCGAAAGGGTGGCTGTATTTAGTGCGGGTGCCAACTTTCCAAATGAAACGATTACGGCGCTCGCCATTACCGTACAAGCCGAAAGTCATGAGGTAACCGAGGCCATTGCACCCTGCGGAGCCTGCCGCCAATCGCTTGCCGAATACGAACAAAAACAAAAAAGCCCAATAGCTATCTACTTTCGCGGCGAATCTGGCGACATTATTAAAGTGGCTTCCATAATGGATTTATTGCCGCTGGGTTTTGATGCCAAATATCTCTAA
- the porV gene encoding type IX secretion system outer membrane channel protein PorV, with product MKKLFIPILLGLVAFKSVAQEDNTGIENRVITTGVPFVLIAADPRAAGMGDIGVVTSADAFSQQWNPAKYAFALSKQGVGVTYTPYLSKLVNDIFLGNITYYNRLNEQSAVGASFRYFSNGEIELRQTADEEPLLVKPNELLFDVSYALRLSERFSMAVAGRYIRSDLKLQTAVADASAASSVAVDVAGYYQSEEIPYDDFDGRWRLGFNISNIGPKLKYDEVGSESNLPTNLALGGGFDFILDEYNKVGVSAQVNKLLVPTPSDSNNDGVINSEDDYYNESFFSGMFSSFGDAPDGFSEELKEFTWALGAEYWYQDVFAFRTGYFNESDVKGSRKFLSFGAGFRYTAINIDISYLFSTSKLANSPLDGTLRFGLTFNFGDEYDEY from the coding sequence ATGAAGAAATTATTTATTCCAATTTTGTTAGGCCTTGTGGCATTTAAATCTGTTGCACAAGAGGATAATACAGGAATTGAAAATCGTGTAATAACAACAGGTGTTCCATTTGTACTTATTGCCGCAGACCCTCGTGCCGCTGGTATGGGAGATATTGGCGTAGTTACTTCTGCCGATGCTTTTTCACAGCAGTGGAACCCAGCAAAATACGCTTTTGCACTTTCAAAGCAGGGCGTGGGTGTAACCTACACCCCCTATCTAAGCAAGTTGGTAAATGATATATTCTTAGGAAATATTACTTATTATAACCGTTTAAACGAACAAAGCGCCGTGGGTGCAAGTTTCCGATATTTCAGTAATGGGGAGATTGAATTGCGCCAAACAGCAGATGAAGAGCCATTATTGGTTAAACCAAACGAATTGCTTTTTGATGTTTCATATGCACTTAGGCTTAGCGAACGATTCTCTATGGCCGTTGCCGGACGCTATATTCGTTCAGATTTAAAACTTCAAACTGCGGTGGCAGATGCTTCTGCAGCAAGCTCAGTAGCCGTAGACGTTGCAGGGTATTACCAAAGTGAAGAAATTCCTTACGACGATTTTGACGGCCGTTGGAGATTGGGTTTCAATATTTCTAACATTGGTCCTAAACTTAAGTACGACGAGGTAGGCTCGGAAAGTAACTTGCCAACAAACCTCGCTTTAGGTGGCGGATTCGATTTTATCTTAGACGAGTACAACAAAGTAGGTGTTTCTGCACAAGTTAATAAGTTGTTGGTTCCAACCCCAAGCGATTCTAACAACGACGGTGTAATTAATAGTGAAGACGATTATTACAACGAAAGTTTCTTTAGTGGTATGTTCTCTTCATTTGGCGATGCGCCAGACGGTTTTAGTGAAGAGTTGAAAGAATTTACCTGGGCTCTGGGAGCCGAATATTGGTACCAAGATGTATTTGCTTTCCGTACGGGTTATTTCAACGAAAGTGACGTTAAGGGAAGTAGAAAGTTTCTTTCATTCGGAGCAGGTTTCCGCTATACCGCCATTAATATTGATATTTCGTACTTGTTCTCTACTTCAAAATTGGCAAATAGTCCGCTGGATGGTACCCTTCGTTTTGGGTTAACATTTAACTTTGGCGATGAGTACGACGAGTATTAG